The bacterium genome window below encodes:
- a CDS encoding GH1 family beta-glucosidase: MSFAKNFSWGVASAAYQIEGAHDADGKGPSIWDVFCRRPNTIFDNHTGEVACDHYHRWQEDVALMKTLGVNAYRLSLAWPRILPAGDGALNEAGLAFYDRLIDALLAAGITPWVTLYHWDYPLRLQQRGGWANPDSPRWLADYATVCARRFGDRVRHWMPVNEPQVIVQHGLVNGGHAPGYRLPLADAVQCGHHLNIGTLLAAKALRAHARLPAEVGSALAAQGMIPYTDSPSDIAAARSATWQVPSEYLWNNAWWTDPLFLGVYPEEGRRVFGDPRPHSDEVEAFSTKLDFCGINLYSARVWRAGTDGVPQEVPRPVGYPRTAQGDWHMTPPVLRWTPRFFHERYHVPVVITENGHQNLDHVHLDGKVHDPQRIDYLHRHLRELGQAIADGADIRGYFHWTLMDNFEWALGYNVRVGLVHVDFQTLKRTPKDSFTWYREVIRSNGSNMEKE, encoded by the coding sequence ATGAGTTTTGCAAAGAATTTCAGCTGGGGCGTTGCCTCGGCAGCGTACCAAATTGAGGGTGCCCACGACGCCGACGGTAAGGGGCCATCCATCTGGGACGTCTTCTGTCGTCGTCCCAATACGATTTTTGACAACCACACCGGTGAGGTCGCCTGCGATCACTACCACCGCTGGCAGGAAGATGTGGCATTGATGAAGACGCTTGGTGTCAACGCCTACCGCCTATCGCTGGCCTGGCCGCGCATCCTGCCAGCCGGCGACGGTGCCCTGAATGAAGCCGGTCTCGCTTTCTACGACCGCCTGATCGACGCCCTGCTGGCTGCCGGCATAACACCCTGGGTCACCCTCTACCACTGGGACTACCCGCTGCGACTGCAGCAACGCGGCGGCTGGGCCAACCCTGACAGCCCACGCTGGCTGGCCGACTACGCCACGGTCTGCGCCCGCCGCTTCGGCGACCGCGTCCGCCACTGGATGCCGGTCAACGAACCTCAGGTCATCGTGCAACACGGTCTGGTCAACGGCGGCCATGCGCCCGGATACCGTCTGCCGTTGGCCGACGCAGTGCAGTGCGGCCATCACCTGAACATCGGCACCTTGCTGGCGGCCAAGGCATTACGCGCCCATGCCCGGTTACCTGCCGAAGTCGGCAGTGCTCTGGCGGCGCAGGGAATGATCCCATACACCGACTCCCCGTCCGATATCGCCGCCGCTCGGAGCGCGACCTGGCAAGTTCCCTCCGAATACCTGTGGAATAACGCCTGGTGGACCGATCCGTTGTTTCTCGGCGTCTACCCTGAGGAGGGACGGCGGGTGTTTGGCGACCCGCGCCCACATTCCGATGAGGTCGAGGCCTTCTCAACCAAACTCGATTTCTGCGGCATCAACCTCTATTCCGCACGTGTCTGGCGCGCCGGAACAGACGGAGTACCGCAGGAAGTTCCGCGTCCGGTCGGCTATCCGCGCACGGCGCAGGGTGACTGGCACATGACCCCGCCGGTTTTGCGCTGGACCCCGCGCTTTTTCCATGAACGCTACCACGTGCCCGTGGTCATCACCGAGAACGGGCATCAGAATCTTGACCACGTCCATCTTGATGGCAAAGTCCACGATCCGCAGCGCATCGACTACCTGCACCGCCACTTGCGCGAACTCGGCCAGGCCATTGCCGATGGCGCCGATATCCGCGGCTACTTCCACTGGACGCTGATGGATAACTTCGAGTGGGCCCTCGGCTACAATGTCCGCGTCGGCCTCGTCCATGTCGATTTCCAGACCCTCAAACGCACGCCCAAGGACTCTTTTACCTGGTACCGTGAGGTCATACGATCCAATGGATCAAACATGGAAAAGGAGTAA
- a CDS encoding carbohydrate kinase: MNICNAMERKPVVVGLGEVLWDLFPGGRKLGGASANFAWHANQLGATGIVVSSIGDDDLGHEILSALHLMGLDGGFIHRQASYPTGTVNVRVDSGGIPSYTIHERVAWDSIPFSPDLALLAQRADAVCVGSLAQRSAITSRTIQNFLDATPPACWRVFDLNLRQQFYSRETIELTLRKTRLLKLNDEEWPILADMFGLDAEVPGGMKKLMRLFDIEIVALTRGAEGSLIYSATETHTAKAPLVKVIDTVGAGDSFTAAFVMGILKGRPLTRAHAQAAKVASYVCTQQGATPEIPDELVDGI, translated from the coding sequence TTGAACATTTGCAATGCCATGGAAAGGAAACCCGTTGTCGTTGGACTAGGCGAAGTTTTATGGGACCTTTTCCCCGGTGGCCGAAAACTGGGCGGTGCCTCCGCCAATTTCGCCTGGCACGCCAATCAACTGGGCGCAACGGGGATCGTAGTCAGCAGCATTGGCGATGACGATTTAGGACATGAAATCCTGTCCGCCCTGCATCTTATGGGGCTTGATGGCGGCTTCATTCACCGACAGGCATCCTATCCGACCGGGACCGTCAACGTGCGGGTCGACAGCGGGGGCATACCGAGCTACACGATTCACGAGCGAGTTGCCTGGGATTCCATTCCCTTTAGCCCGGACCTGGCGTTGCTGGCACAACGTGCCGACGCTGTGTGCGTTGGGTCATTGGCCCAGCGAAGCGCAATAACGAGCCGGACCATTCAAAACTTTCTCGACGCCACGCCGCCGGCATGCTGGCGGGTGTTCGACCTCAATCTGCGGCAGCAGTTCTATTCACGGGAGACCATTGAGCTCACATTGCGCAAGACCCGGCTGTTGAAGCTCAACGACGAGGAATGGCCCATACTGGCTGATATGTTCGGCCTCGATGCGGAAGTTCCAGGTGGCATGAAAAAGTTAATGCGGCTTTTTGATATTGAGATCGTTGCCTTGACGCGTGGAGCTGAGGGCAGCCTGATCTATTCCGCTACTGAGACGCACACGGCGAAGGCTCCCCTTGTCAAGGTGATAGACACCGTGGGTGCGGGCGATTCTTTCACCGCCGCCTTTGTGATGGGGATCTTGAAGGGCCGCCCGCTGACCCGGGCCCATGCCCAGGCGGCCAAGGTGGCATCTTACGTATGCACCCAACAGGGGGCCACTCCGGAAATTCCGGATGAATTGGTTGACGGAATCTAA
- a CDS encoding glycoside hydrolase family 99-like domain-containing protein — protein sequence MYYILLSCILLLNGTIACGETDISRPAVGAIRWDAWTGGNVTRQVEQTLGPLKYHDRLPWFTEVINDATVKIDGSKPDVMDQEIKFAVAAGLDYWAFLVYPEASSMSVALQQYLHSPKRNQIHFCLILHNSLNVPTNQWPAELSRTLALLQEPGYQTDLNGRPLVYAYAGTGLRFDRFNELQAVAKKQGINPYCAYLGHNPALDFQTVSNRGFDAVSAYAKSSSAPQFTDLAKTVEQSYWQEAVQAKVPCIPLVTTGWDNRPRKEHPVSWEKEAGYYNQTVYPSRATPAEIATHLSHAVSFVKDYPRICAANTILIYAWNEYDEGGWLAPTRGLDGKPDTHRIEATHNILNPIKGMNNAKSF from the coding sequence ATGTATTATATCTTGCTATCCTGCATCCTCCTGCTGAATGGCACAATCGCATGCGGCGAGACAGACATCTCCCGACCTGCGGTGGGCGCCATTCGCTGGGATGCCTGGACCGGCGGGAACGTGACCCGACAGGTCGAGCAAACCCTTGGACCTCTGAAATATCATGATCGCCTCCCCTGGTTTACAGAGGTGATCAACGATGCAACCGTGAAGATCGACGGCAGCAAACCCGACGTAATGGACCAGGAAATCAAGTTTGCCGTTGCCGCCGGATTGGACTACTGGGCCTTTCTCGTCTACCCGGAGGCCAGTTCCATGAGTGTCGCCCTGCAACAGTATCTACACAGTCCCAAGCGCAATCAGATCCACTTTTGCCTGATCCTGCACAATTCGCTCAACGTCCCCACCAACCAGTGGCCCGCAGAGTTGAGTCGCACCCTCGCGCTGCTGCAGGAACCTGGCTACCAAACCGACCTGAACGGACGCCCTCTGGTCTATGCCTATGCAGGCACGGGGCTCCGCTTTGACCGCTTCAACGAACTTCAAGCCGTTGCCAAAAAACAGGGAATCAACCCGTATTGTGCCTACCTGGGGCACAACCCGGCACTGGATTTCCAAACCGTCTCGAATCGCGGATTTGATGCGGTCTCGGCCTATGCCAAAAGCAGTAGCGCCCCCCAATTCACGGACCTGGCCAAAACGGTGGAACAAAGCTATTGGCAGGAAGCCGTCCAGGCCAAAGTTCCCTGTATCCCACTCGTGACCACCGGATGGGATAACCGTCCCCGCAAGGAACATCCTGTATCCTGGGAAAAAGAAGCGGGCTACTACAATCAGACGGTGTATCCATCCCGCGCAACGCCCGCAGAAATCGCCACCCACTTGAGCCATGCCGTATCTTTTGTAAAGGACTATCCGCGCATCTGCGCTGCCAACACCATCCTCATCTATGCATGGAACGAATATGATGAAGGGGGGTGGCTTGCCCCGACAAGAGGTTTGGATGGAAAACCCGATACCCACCGGATCGAGGCCACGCATAATATACTGAACCCGATCAAAGGAATGAATAACGCCAAGTCGTTCTGA
- a CDS encoding glycoside hydrolase family 38 C-terminal domain-containing protein: MTTLDIQREAFRKASAELGMVCRQPVDRFLAEMEFAEKLALLVGRESRGWDKLFAKAWGIVNTAVATGVPSGLAGAVESAEKILAPVAEVAKTFTIHCVGHAHIDMNWRWAWSETVAITNDTVITVLKLMEEFPEFRFSQSQVSIYAILRDFNPELFEQVKQRVKEGRWEVTASQWVEGDKNLSSGESLARHLLYSRQFFKKYFDLDPEDVAIDWEPDMFGHSHAVPAILRRGAVSRYYLYRQGGTERPPVFWWQAKDGSRVLVYRDFKGYLGPIDPQAITPNFIRFVQETGFHDYMWVYGVGDHGGGPTRRDLMRAMEMAEWPVFPRLQLTTTNDYYTILEQHPDRWPVVNEELNFEFTGCYTTQALVKKGNRYGENYCLEAETAAVLAELISGRACPSDKLREAWTDVLFGQFHDILPGSGVHWTRGYQSGLFQKIGAITGMIKTHSWRAIAAMVDTSFCGEAPSAPTPAMTSRAMGGGPGCCRFSTSGVSMAAHVTDGPRPFVAFNTTARPRSEVSNAIVWDADTGICPGDIQQKSFVARTADGRLLPTQKFGAGEWAGHRYLHLFFPVEVPALGYTTVVLEEGRAEAPVNAVKLPPTAAEREAPPVPSLENDKLLVEFDPCTGGIRKLVDKVTGRDLACADSPLGILEYVLERPRSMSAWLIAAAKTVECPLVVHSFEPGHRGPLFGSWVAKLKVKSSDIELTYSLSAGSPALEIEVRAKWLEAGGPETGTPRLNMKFPLAVKDAKGVYETQFGAIARDLNHGEEVPALRWVDIRGKAPGGKGFAGLALLNDCKYGHSLDGSTLRLTLIRSSYEPDPLPDVAEHELRLALVPHGTALSVADLTQLGAAFNHPLEPVSTDIHPGKLPPQAGLVSAVSPTSAVVSSLRKVQDGDGYIVTIYETAGKKATAALNINPVLFGKVKGVVEVDMMERPLVKSSARINQNGVQVALPAYGIVSVKVTGAQPKPS; this comes from the coding sequence ATGACTACCTTAGACATCCAACGTGAAGCGTTTAGGAAGGCAAGCGCTGAACTGGGCATGGTCTGCCGGCAGCCGGTTGACCGGTTCCTAGCGGAAATGGAGTTCGCCGAAAAACTGGCCCTGCTCGTCGGCAGAGAGAGCCGCGGCTGGGACAAGTTGTTCGCCAAGGCATGGGGCATAGTTAATACAGCGGTCGCGACTGGCGTCCCTTCAGGACTGGCCGGGGCGGTCGAGTCGGCGGAAAAAATTCTCGCACCTGTGGCCGAAGTGGCGAAAACGTTCACCATCCATTGCGTCGGCCATGCGCACATCGACATGAACTGGAGGTGGGCGTGGTCGGAGACAGTCGCCATCACCAACGATACGGTCATCACGGTACTGAAACTCATGGAGGAGTTCCCCGAGTTCCGATTTTCACAGAGCCAGGTGTCTATCTATGCGATCCTGCGTGATTTCAACCCGGAACTGTTTGAACAGGTCAAACAGCGCGTCAAGGAGGGCCGCTGGGAGGTCACGGCCTCGCAATGGGTCGAGGGTGACAAGAACCTGTCGAGCGGCGAGTCGCTGGCCCGGCACCTTCTTTACTCACGCCAGTTTTTCAAAAAATATTTCGATCTCGACCCTGAGGATGTTGCCATCGACTGGGAGCCGGATATGTTCGGCCATTCCCACGCGGTACCCGCCATCCTGCGGCGCGGTGCGGTGAGTCGCTATTACCTCTACCGGCAGGGCGGAACAGAGCGGCCACCTGTATTCTGGTGGCAGGCTAAAGATGGCTCACGCGTGCTGGTCTACAGGGACTTCAAGGGCTACCTTGGTCCCATCGACCCGCAGGCCATCACTCCAAACTTTATCCGCTTCGTGCAGGAGACCGGCTTCCATGATTACATGTGGGTGTACGGCGTGGGCGATCACGGCGGCGGGCCTACTCGCCGTGACCTCATGCGGGCAATGGAAATGGCCGAATGGCCCGTCTTTCCCCGGCTGCAGTTGACCACGACGAACGACTATTACACCATCCTCGAACAGCATCCCGACCGCTGGCCAGTCGTCAACGAGGAACTTAACTTTGAGTTCACCGGCTGCTATACCACGCAGGCACTCGTCAAGAAGGGCAACCGCTACGGCGAGAACTACTGCCTCGAGGCCGAGACGGCCGCCGTGCTGGCCGAGCTCATCTCCGGCAGGGCCTGCCCATCCGACAAGTTGCGCGAAGCCTGGACCGATGTCCTCTTCGGCCAGTTCCACGACATCCTGCCTGGCTCCGGCGTCCACTGGACGCGCGGCTACCAGAGCGGACTGTTCCAGAAGATCGGCGCGATCACAGGCATGATCAAGACGCACTCTTGGCGCGCCATAGCCGCAATGGTGGACACCTCCTTTTGTGGAGAGGCCCCATCGGCACCGACGCCCGCCATGACGAGCCGCGCCATGGGCGGAGGGCCGGGATGCTGCCGTTTTTCGACCAGCGGCGTATCCATGGCCGCACATGTAACCGACGGCCCGCGGCCTTTTGTGGCTTTCAACACGACGGCTCGGCCACGCAGCGAGGTTAGCAACGCGATCGTCTGGGACGCCGACACAGGTATCTGCCCCGGTGACATCCAGCAGAAGAGTTTCGTTGCACGCACGGCTGACGGCCGCCTGCTGCCCACTCAGAAGTTCGGAGCCGGCGAATGGGCCGGGCACAGATATCTGCACCTCTTCTTTCCGGTAGAAGTTCCCGCCCTTGGCTACACAACCGTGGTCCTTGAAGAGGGGCGCGCCGAGGCACCCGTCAATGCCGTGAAACTGCCGCCAACCGCCGCTGAACGCGAGGCACCGCCCGTTCCATCGCTGGAAAATGACAAACTGCTTGTCGAATTCGATCCCTGTACCGGTGGCATCCGCAAGTTGGTTGATAAGGTAACCGGCCGCGACTTGGCCTGTGCAGACAGTCCGTTGGGAATTTTGGAATACGTTCTTGAGCGGCCGCGCAGCATGTCGGCCTGGCTTATCGCCGCCGCGAAGACTGTAGAGTGCCCGCTTGTGGTCCACTCGTTCGAACCCGGCCACAGAGGGCCGCTGTTCGGCTCCTGGGTGGCAAAACTCAAGGTCAAGAGTTCCGATATCGAACTAACCTACTCTCTTTCGGCGGGCAGTCCTGCACTGGAAATAGAGGTTCGAGCCAAGTGGTTGGAGGCCGGTGGCCCGGAGACCGGCACGCCGCGACTCAATATGAAATTCCCGCTGGCGGTCAAAGACGCCAAAGGAGTGTACGAAACCCAGTTCGGCGCCATCGCGCGTGACCTTAACCACGGCGAAGAGGTTCCTGCCCTGCGCTGGGTCGACATTCGCGGCAAGGCTCCAGGCGGCAAGGGTTTTGCCGGTCTCGCGCTCCTAAACGATTGCAAATACGGCCATTCTCTCGACGGCTCGACACTACGGCTCACGTTGATCCGTTCCAGTTACGAGCCGGACCCGCTGCCCGATGTGGCCGAGCACGAACTCAGGTTGGCACTGGTGCCCCACGGCACGGCACTGAGCGTTGCCGACCTGACGCAACTCGGGGCGGCCTTCAACCACCCGCTGGAACCGGTATCCACCGATATCCACCCCGGAAAACTTCCGCCGCAGGCCGGGCTCGTAAGCGCGGTCTCGCCTACATCGGCGGTGGTTTCCTCGTTACGCAAAGTTCAGGACGGCGATGGATATATCGTAACAATCTATGAAACGGCGGGTAAGAAGGCGACCGCTGCGCTGAACATCAACCCCGTCCTGTTCGGCAAGGTTAAGGGCGTCGTTGAAGTGGATATGATGGAGCGGCCACTGGTGAAATCCTCAGCCCGGATCAACCAAAATGGAGTTCAAGTGGCACTCCCCGCCTATGGCATCGTCAGCGTCAAGGTAACGGGTGCACAACCTAAACCTTCATGA